In Acidovorax sp. 106, the following proteins share a genomic window:
- a CDS encoding SMR family transporter produces the protein MPAYALLGAAILAEVIGTSALKASEGFTRPLPSVLTAVAYVAAFYALSLTLKTVPLGVAYGVWSGVGIVLVSAVGWVVYDQRLDAAALLGIGLILAGVLVIHLFSRSTGH, from the coding sequence CTGCCCGCTTACGCCCTGCTGGGCGCCGCCATCTTGGCCGAGGTGATTGGCACCAGCGCACTCAAAGCTTCTGAGGGCTTTACCCGCCCTCTTCCCTCGGTGCTGACCGCCGTGGCCTACGTGGCGGCGTTCTATGCGCTATCGCTCACGCTCAAGACGGTGCCACTGGGCGTTGCCTATGGCGTGTGGTCAGGCGTGGGGATTGTGCTGGTGTCTGCGGTGGGCTGGGTGGTTTACGACCAACGCCTGGATGCTGCGGCGCTGCTGGGCATCGGCCTGATTCTGGCCGGGGTGCTGGTGATCCATCTGTTCTCCCGCAGCACGGGGCATTGA
- a CDS encoding pentapeptide repeat-containing protein: MTSTPSTTATSPVTDQRLSRADLQRLVADAPAALQFERCTFDGEDLSQMDLRGATFVGCTFADTALEAATLTSTRWLDCSAARAQLQRADCTDARWHRCDLNNTDWTRARLSSALFAEVKLTGAHFREAHTLGLEFHESLLVGADLRGLSFRKQTLAQLDLSEADLGGCDFRDALFEGGSLRDAHLKNARFDGADLRGVDLGGLKLAQVAPFFKGAIISSDQAAALVGELGVRVL, translated from the coding sequence ATGACCTCCACCCCCAGCACCACAGCCACCAGCCCCGTGACCGATCAACGCCTATCGCGGGCCGATCTGCAACGCCTGGTGGCCGACGCCCCAGCAGCACTGCAGTTTGAGCGCTGCACTTTTGACGGCGAGGATTTGTCGCAAATGGACCTGCGCGGCGCCACCTTTGTCGGCTGCACGTTCGCAGACACCGCACTGGAAGCCGCCACCCTCACCAGCACCCGATGGCTGGACTGCAGCGCTGCGCGGGCCCAACTGCAACGCGCAGACTGCACCGATGCGCGCTGGCACCGCTGCGACCTCAACAACACCGACTGGACGCGCGCAAGGCTTTCCAGCGCGCTGTTTGCCGAAGTCAAACTCACCGGGGCGCACTTTCGCGAAGCGCACACCCTGGGGTTGGAGTTCCACGAATCACTGCTCGTGGGTGCTGATTTGCGGGGCCTGTCGTTTCGCAAGCAAACCCTTGCGCAGCTCGACCTGTCCGAAGCCGACCTGGGTGGCTGCGACTTTCGGGATGCGTTGTTTGAAGGCGGCAGCTTGCGCGATGCGCATTTGAAGAACGCACGCTTTGACGGCGCTGACCTGCGCGGTGTGGACCTGGGCGGCCTGAAGCTGGCGCAGGTGGCGCCCTTCTTCAAGGGCGCCATCATCTCCAGCGACCAGGCAGCTGCGCTGGTGGGCGAACTGGGAGTACGGGTGCTCTGA
- a CDS encoding mandelate racemase/muconate lactonizing enzyme family protein encodes MKIINILESTRPIKSDIRNAYIDFSKMTLSLVAVVTDVIRDGKPVIGYGFNSNGRYGQGALMRERFIPRVLDAEPASLLDATGENLDPHKVWTRMMINEKPGGHGERSVAVGTIDMAVWDATAKIAGKPLFQLLAERYGNGTPNPRVFVYAAGGYYYPGKGLEALQREMESYLARGYSVVKMKIGGATLAEDCERIESVLKILGPGQQLAVDANGRFDLHTAIDYGKALSQYPLFWYEEAGDPLDYELQAKLGEVYQGPMATGENLFSMQDARNLIRHGGMHKDRDWLQFDCALSYGLVEYLRTLDMLKEHGWSPSRCIPHGGHQMSLAIAAGLGLGGNESYPDLFQPYGGFPDGVKVENGYVTLPPLPGIGFEGKSDLIAEMRALAS; translated from the coding sequence ATGAAGATCATCAACATCCTTGAATCCACCCGTCCCATCAAGTCAGACATCCGCAACGCCTACATCGACTTCTCGAAGATGACGCTCAGCCTCGTCGCTGTGGTCACCGATGTGATTCGCGACGGCAAGCCCGTGATCGGCTATGGCTTCAACTCCAACGGCCGCTACGGCCAGGGCGCACTGATGCGCGAGCGCTTCATCCCGCGCGTACTGGATGCCGAGCCCGCCAGCCTGCTCGACGCCACCGGCGAGAACCTGGACCCGCATAAGGTCTGGACCCGCATGATGATCAATGAGAAGCCTGGCGGCCACGGCGAGCGCTCAGTGGCCGTGGGCACCATCGACATGGCCGTGTGGGACGCCACGGCAAAAATAGCGGGCAAGCCGCTGTTCCAGTTGCTGGCCGAGCGCTACGGCAACGGCACGCCCAACCCGCGCGTGTTCGTCTACGCGGCCGGTGGCTACTACTACCCCGGCAAGGGGCTCGAAGCACTGCAGCGTGAAATGGAAAGCTACCTGGCGCGCGGCTACTCGGTGGTCAAGATGAAGATCGGCGGCGCCACGCTGGCCGAAGACTGCGAACGCATCGAGTCAGTGCTCAAGATTCTGGGGCCCGGCCAGCAGCTAGCGGTGGACGCCAACGGCCGGTTCGACCTGCACACTGCCATCGACTACGGAAAGGCCCTGTCGCAGTACCCCTTGTTCTGGTACGAAGAGGCGGGAGACCCACTGGACTATGAGCTGCAGGCCAAGCTGGGCGAGGTCTACCAAGGCCCTATGGCCACGGGCGAGAACCTGTTCTCGATGCAGGACGCCCGTAACCTCATCCGCCACGGCGGCATGCACAAGGACCGCGACTGGTTGCAGTTCGACTGCGCCCTGAGCTACGGACTGGTCGAATACTTGCGCACGCTCGATATGCTCAAGGAGCACGGCTGGTCCCCCAGCCGCTGCATTCCCCACGGCGGGCACCAGATGTCGCTGGCCATCGCCGCCGGCCTGGGCCTGGGCGGCAACGAGAGCTACCCCGACTTGTTCCAGCCCTATGGCGGCTTTCCCGATGGCGTGAAGGTCGAAAACGGCTACGTGACGTTGCCACCGCTGCCGGGCATTGGATTTGAGGGCAAATCAGACTTGATCGCTGAGATGCGGGCGCTGGCCTCCTGA